tataacagataaagtgttaaaattttgtaataagTTAACACTCTCAATCAGAGATCATCTATTAACTCATAACCCCCTAACATATTATCATTAAGTATatagtacattttttttataatatcctttttcatataagttatatatgtattgtccttatattttcatattttaacatatttcttttattactaacaaatttattatattgatTAAAACGTGGAACAATCTAATAATGGGAATGTTTAATGAACACAATATAATTATCTTTCTAAATGTGAAAGAAACACTACAGTTagtaatagaataaaatattgttatataaatttatgtaataatattatattaattcaaaaaatagtTTTACGAAATTAGTGATTttgatttttcatatttttcagtttcttaatattttctgaGAAGTTtactattttcatataatattattttttttttttttattttatatatgtataaatatcgTGCTACTTGTATTGaatcaaataataatatatggtTCCTTTAGATATTTTTActgcattaaaaaaatgtatatatatttagaatatattttatgtatctGCATTCCAATCTTCATATTTCACGAgaaattttcttaattttatattacactTTACATTCTTCTAATTATTTGTGCCCTCTCATATCAAAATAATTGATGAAATATGtttcatatgtattatttcattatgaataaatattataagaatatattatgtatatatattataaatttataatgtattttttcctGGTACATCAATGCATTTGTTTACTTCTCCATCAttaattatgaaatttaCGTATGTGTCATCGTCCCTTGTCCAgtcatatatttcatttctaAAGTTGGGTTCCTCCTTATGatcaatattttctttatttttcaaagCATTTTTGTCAGTGTCAATTAAATTATTCGCaatttctgtttttttccCTAAATTTACTTCTCtctttaattcatttatagAACTATCAAAATATGATTCGGTATTTTCTATAATATCCTCTTTTTTACATTCTTCcaatattatcataaataCTAGTATGCACATTTTTGctagtaatttttttcttatatacttatataaatcTTTGTAACATTCTTTCTGCTTCAATTCTTCTGTATTTAGTAGTGAAACATTATTTTGGGTTTCTTCATTTACATATTCATCTAACACATTGTGGAATTCCACGTTCAATCCTCTAAGCCCGTCCTGTTCCAAATGATGTTCTAAAGTTGCATGCATTTTTGATATCCACTGTCTCCATAgatctttttctctttctaaaaataatatatttttattttcattagaaAATTCCTTATTTAATGCTTCACCTTTTTTTTCGTGAATTTGTTCTCTTTTCCAAtcctttttcatattattaaaccagtgttcattttttaatttttcagaaAGATTTTTATGTTCTTCTATCAACTCATTCCATagaattttttgtttttcattatcaCTGCATGTGTCAATATTTTGCATTAGttcagaattttttaaaatattacacgATGTACACTGTGATATTTCTAACtcttttatacatatttctaAGAATGCTAATTTTTTGGTTTcccattcttcatttttgcaTTCTTCTAGTACTTCCATATGTACTTCTATTATGGTTTTGGACCtgtcttttttttgctttgacaagtttacattttttgtaagttcatttattttaattttttttatgatttctttttcatcatatattGGCTGATCTAAATGATCATCTATTAATAtcttacttttatttttagaaaatgaaGGTACTAGTAATCTGAGAAATTTCACTTGTCTTCTTCTcgtctttttatttttttttaaattttctattaaaGCAAACTATGgcataagaaaaatatttttataaaataatctattacaataaataaattattatcatataattaaatttttatttctatattactttaataaaaagtaaaaatataataataattacgaAACTTCTTAAAATAggtgatatatatttatcatttggATTTACTTCCGAGCCTATAGCTGTAATTTATACGTAggtatatgttatttattagagttatttaaattttaaaaatataagtagaCTTGGTAATACCTGTACTATGGAGATTTTTAAGAGGAAATTGGACTGAGGTATAACTTGATGCTTGACGAGTTAGCTCAGTATATTTGCGACTAGGCGATGCTTGTGTTTCTTGAATAACTGGAGAGGGAAATCTATTATTACGTGCTGAAGTTATGTCTGCATTATCAGGATCTCTAGATGTTTTTAATGATGTTATTACTATAGGTTGTATATCAATGGTCTCTTTAGTTGAATCTTGCATGTCTGAAGCTTCAGTTTCAGCTGTTTCTAATGAAACATGTTGTAGAAGTTCTTGTGAATCTTCTGGGGGATGTTGTACTGGAGACTCTGGTGAAATTTCTGGTTGTTGTTCATCCCTAGTTGCGGGTGTAAATATCAAATGTTTTTCTTGTTGACCTTGAGGTTTAGGAATAATTTGAGGGGTATCTTGACTTTTCTCtggtaaaattttattttcattttcacgTAAATGTCCAGTACTTTCAACTGAGTTCACATTTAAGCAATAAGGAAGTTCTTTAAAAGTTTCTTCATTCATTATATCACATATCGATTCTTTAGTTAGTTTTTTGGTATTTTTTCTTGGTTCCATTTTGTAACAACTTTTGAAAAGGTCTCTCTTTTCCTTAAATTCATTATAAATTTGCTTAATCCAATTATTATATGCTTTACATTTCGTTAAACATGCATTTTCACATTTACCTgagtttcttttttttatgcctTCTATTACATTCAAATCGGCagtcttttttttacaaaaatcctcttctttatattttaattctaaaaGTTCTTTATGTTCTTTTCTTAAGATCATGGGGCATCCGCCATAATTAGTTATACCCTTAAAGTAATGATGTAGTTGAAACTTTAATAAGGATTCCCACATATGTTGACTTGTATACCGAGGAGGAGACGTTTTCCCAATTAGATAATCAGCTAAATTTATGCATTCTTCTCTAAACAAATCTTCGTTATTTGCcgtttttaataaattagttttattttgtatgtGAGCTCTAATAGTCCTAAATTGTTGTGTAATTGTTAGCCCAAATCCTGCCGTTCCAGAAAGAGTGAAATTCtgaatttaaaagaattattaaaaattacctAAGTATTATGTTTTACGTTAATTGAATTGTcacatattttatcataaataaataatttatgtatgaatttaatagtttaaaaaaaaaaatgaatattaccTTAGGTATACAATTTTCCATAATGACCCTAATTGATGCTCTAGTTcgttcaaaataaaaaacttaaaGAAAATTGATCGTGTACACTTTGTATCAGTAGcgtattttaaatatgaagaTGTATTAAAAgcaattacatatttatgagCTACGtagtaatttatattagaaatataaagtaaataaatttattattatttattctctGAGAgttctatattattttacgttaaataaatataaaacaacttaatatatatcctATACATGTTTTGAAATTAAATGAGAGTAAGGTATATTTTCgtgtataaaatttatatgaccTTCATTAAAGGAATCCCAATaacttacaaaaaaaaaattacatataaattaaatgtaaaataagttaaaatttattatatataagtattattaatcaatttattacttttttttttggctctttttttttttttaacgcaaaataaagtatataaatactattGTGTATTAAGGTAAACAATTCTTTTTGTTCAAGTTTTTTTGAAAGATAAATAATCTATAAACCAGATAATTATTAACACTTATTGTATGTTTGTTATTATGTtacatttatcatttttccCATATTGGGCACTACattgtaattatattgttaacggttttttatttttaataccttatatatagaaatgggaaataataatatataaattatactatattGTTTCTGTTTTTGAGAATGGtaaataacattataatGCACTTAAtctatttaataatatatgaaaataatctaccaaaaatttaataagttATGCTATACATTATgctacaaaataattttaaatagtatacattatcatacatatacatatatatgtatgttctGTACTTGTCTATTAGCACTTTTGAATAAAATTGATTTCATTTGCGCTAAATgttaattaataaagaataagttaaaatatattatttattgaataAAATGTTGAATGcttatgaaatatatgaaaaattattagaataTACTTGTGAGAACGTTATTCGTACTACATGTCTAAAAAATcgtaaaatgaattataactatgtaatgaaaaataataatactaaatTTCACGTAAatgcaataatatattaaattaaataatacaacatTATTGAAGTTtcataaatgtttttttgtacttattcatatatatattctaataaatacatcataaaaatttttttttaattttatttctatttttattttttttttctgcatttgctatgaatatgaaaaaatcgTTTTAAGACTATTATTAAGTATTCATTTATGATCTAGAATGACAAAATTAAGTATTAgcgtataatatatttttaaatattaatcaataaatgaaatcacagaactttttaaaaatattattgcaatataatttattatttgttaatgtaaatatattattacttattttaaaatttcttgtGAAACAAGCATATAAAAGATAATGAATAAgcaagaaattaaaataatatatatattaataaattttagtaaataattatttgaattagTGGTTgatgtaatataattatgtataaccAATCtgttatattaaagaattaatggtttttatttatttgtaatttttgtatttatttttactcaatctttatttttttttctattctttatattttaatccTTTACATTCcatctcattttttttaaaaatatttttatttattacattgtACATGGGAATATATGTGACAAtaattcatcatttttaaagatattatatgtttaaaatatCTCATTTGAATGTATAAGATATGTGGAAAATAtagtacataatatatatgtaatagtGCTTGATTAGgtagcaaaataaaagaaaatataattttctgaAATATGTGAAAGTATATTGGAagaacattattataattgttatcaagtgtatataaaacaatttatttcctctattttttttttttattgttttatatatatatgaaaaatctTACTGTTTTGATGTatcctttattattatatttttaatatattataaaatttattgcaTAACATTACAGTTTAtacataacatataatttaagtaaatgaaaaaaatagtaaatattattatgaattatttgATATTTCTCTATATTACGatagttattttattaatttacttaaatagtatattttaatgttaaaatatatatattaaataagtgGAATTTTCGTATAAAATGGACTAATGATATTccagtatgtatatatatatatatatatatatatatatatatatatatatatatatatatatatatatatatataacattttattaagaatACTTTTAACggaaaaaatatgcaaaaatatttgtattcattatgtattaaaaacaaatttctaataaatataaaaaaattatatgcccaatattaattataatcaCGTAAATACATTATACTATTGttcacttaaaaaaatattattcttccaaatgaataattaaaaaataataaaaaaaaaaaaatttacaataattaaaaataatatattattatctttttaatatatatataattttgttacgATAGCATTTATGGAAGCGCTCATTtggtttttattaatttttagcACAACTAGGTTCTCTAACTATCTTACATATAGCTGATGTTtacaatgaaataaataataatgcatttttatatattcataataatacaaatgtaACTTACAAAacggaataaaaataaacgttgtatataatgaaattcccttaaacatttacatttaaagaggatttttctattttagtaaaaatcCTTGTtcctaaatatttttttgggatgttttaataaaacaaaatatatatatttgaataacttatttatgtttttatatattaaggaatactataaaaattatttattatctttgtaaaatattatattttctccttattgagtatatattatataaggaaaatgCATTCTTATATGTACGTCGGCATAAAGTTCAGAAACCTTTCACATTAagtcttttttatatttgctaaattatacatacataaaaaataaaatatgtataaaataatgttaacaatttttaatgtattatttatatatttatgctagctatatattagaatatatacaaaaaataaaatgttcgatttttatggaatataatgttttatatatggaGTTTCAAATATAACTTGAAgatatctatttttatacttttctaAAAAGAAGATTactttaaaatgttttcctttaatatatattttaatataaattatatgtattactGATTCTAAAAAGGTTACTATGAATCAATGTAATACATACAATTATCGCATctatgtttaaaaatatgattaattatataatagtaatataaatagatatgctgagcaaaattgaaataattcatataatcaattgcaaatattttaaaatgaatatggAACTcgtaaaaagtatatatctAACTTTAAAAGTGTAGAAtagttaaaatatgttaatgaACTACATGAAGTTGCTGAATCTCATTCATTTTTAGTTTCAGTAAAATACTTATTATAGAGATTATTGTCATATAAACAACCTTATGCTATTAggtgttaatttatttattatttttccataattagattaatatttaatgcaATATCTTTcatgtttttccttttgtatTACACTATATGTCATTCTAATTAAAAACGTGAACACGTTTCTACAATCCTAATATATAAcgataattattttttactccATTAGAATTGTTTCTCTCTGTATGTAATTCTTagtaatatttgttttttccatCTTGGCAATGATGTtgttttcaataaaaaaaaaattaaaagatgtCGAAATGTGCAGGTGAACAAAGTGGTAAAATGCTGATAAGTGCTTTTGAAGGTCATGACATATATTAGTGTAACAAGGGAtattaaacaatatatagAGAACAAAATTCTAATCTATAAATTTCCAATAACACATAActttttgaatataaaaaaagaccTTAATAAacttaatgaaatatattttaaaaaaatgcaaaaaaaaaaaaaaagttaaaataattttttttaataataatactactaatgtaatatataagtgtatGATTCTAACAGAATTATAAAACGTTGATAAGTGAAGAGCCGTATAAACTATTGTAAcaaggttaaaaaaaatatatatttaattaaaaatcaagtattttactaaaatacTAAGTTATGAAATACATAAGAtgagaaaatgaaaaagcattaatttttattgtataagtaatattcatattattgtttagtatgtacataataaggatatataaaatttcttcTAAGTAATCCAtctcataatatatataaatggatAGTAAAAAAGAGACTTTTATTAATTGAATAAGTGTAACACGAATAGAAACGATTAAATGTAAACAGAATTATGATTAAATTAACTAAAAGTTTGTAATAGATagagtatataatatattgtaatgcagaattaatatataaattatgttttttgtactatagttatatatttgtcaAAAATATCATAACGTCTGTAATCCAAAATTTGAAATACaaatactataaaatataattttatattaaaaagatttatagagaacaaaaatatgtattccaatgtcattaaaaaattttaattgaatattaacaatactattaatattttatattaagataatggggatataatttattgaattttttattaaaatcaaACATATAGACAAATTTCTTGTATAGTGTTAGTAGACTCTATATTTACTtgtatttctaaaaaataaaacgtaaaattaaaaaatatttaaggtaaaataaatttttatgttataattttctacTATATTATGCTTTAATACTGCTTGATCTAttggaatatatttataatgacAGATTGCAGAGGgaaataatatgaactataaaattttaatacttaagtgtatttttttaaaataatatatatgaaagttacttaaatttttcatttatacaaattaaatatgagaaaattatattgtgTTATATGAAGTAAtcgaaaaatattatataggattgttttttagtatatttgTAGCTAGAAATTGTGCtgcttaatatatattgtaatacTGATTATGTGTTTGATGTGAAATGTTTAAATGACAAACAAATctattttaatgttaaatattattttttaaataaataatatattcataatgccatgaaaaaatagaatatacaataatacgtttgaatttttattaatttatcattaattttaatgaaatgcAAAGTATAAATTTCGATAcgataaaataattgtaatcatttataaaagcaaaataataaaaaatacctttaaaaagaaaaaatttggttatataaatttttgaaagcaaattttacttatttgttttcataatctaaatttattttgggaaaaacatataattttttatgtttgtaCATGTTCAAATACAATTTTAAGTTTGTTATCTATTGTATTCAATTAcaacttaaatatataatatcctataatacaataacattatatttatatatattccaatGTATACGGTTATTAAACAACatattccaaaaaaaaaaattgcatataTCGTAAgagattaaaataaaaagattgTGTTTTTgaaggaacaaaaaattgtatatttataaagtgaaaagttaaaaatgctttatttcattaaatctTAAATAGAATGAATAAACTTaactataataaatttaactgtttacatgaaaaaattattaaaaaattaattatttattaatatatatttttttatataattttttcaatattttttaatcttttatttACCCAATACAATTGAAGTGTTAAAAttagatataaatttacattataGTGGAATaacatgtaatatatataatatgtttaaattgttctataatttctttttccaaTTAAtgtcttaaaaatattgtaaaataatatatgattatttttttttttatagtaaataatatttactaaCAGTGTTAAGGAGATATATTCATATAGTTATCAAATGCAGtaaaaactgaaaaaaaaaaaaacaaattttaatctatttatttgaacatttatattaataatctgagaaaaattattacgaAACTTCaacatttttgtttaatttaatataatattc
The genomic region above belongs to Plasmodium malariae genome assembly, contig: PmUG01_00_8, whole genome shotgun sequence and contains:
- the PmUG01_00023000 gene encoding STP1 protein; the protein is MENCIPKNFTLSGTAGFGLTITQQFRTIRAHIQNKTNLLKTANNEDLFREECINLADYLIGKTSPPRYTSQHMWESLLKFQLHHYFKGITNYGGCPMILRKEHKELLELKYKEEDFCKKKTADLNVIEGIKKRNSGKCENACLTKCKAYNNWIKQIYNEFKEKRDLFKSCYKMEPRKNTKKLTKESICDIMNEETFKELPYCLNVNSVESTGHLRENENKILPEKSQDTPQIIPKPQGQQEKHLIFTPATRDEQQPEISPESPVQHPPEDSQELLQHVSLETAETEASDMQDSTKETIDIQPIVITSLKTSRDPDNADITSARNNRFPSPVIQETQASPSRKYTELTRQASSYTSVQFPLKNLHSTENLKKNKKTRRRQVKFLRLLVPSFSKNKSKILIDDHLDQPIYDEKEIIKKIKINELTKNVNLSKQKKDRSKTIIEVHMEVLEECKNEEWETKKLAFLEICIKELEISQCTSCNILKNSELMQNIDTCSDNEKQKILWNELIEEHKNLSEKLKNEHWFNNMKKDWKREQIHEKKGEALNKEFSNENKNILFLEREKDLWRQWISKMHATLEHHLEQDGLRGLNVEFHNVLDEYVNEETQNNVSLLNTEELKQKECYKDLYKYIRKKLLAKMCILVFMIILEECKKEDIIENTESYFDSSINELKREVNLGKKTEIANNLIDTDKNALKNKENIDHKEEPNFRNEIYDWTRDDDTYVNFIINDGEVNKCIDVPGKNTL